Part of the Zea mays cultivar B73 chromosome 4, Zm-B73-REFERENCE-NAM-5.0, whole genome shotgun sequence genome is shown below.
taatATATGTATGTGTATACATGATTTTAATATATGTAGAGAAGGAGGACGACGACGTCTAAATATAACGCCGGTGTGGGGTGtgtgatatatatatattttgCAGATAACTGAGACGAAGGTCACCCGACTATGCCATGAGAAGACCATCCTGGCCGTGAACGGGCAGTTCCCGGGGCCGACCATCTACGCGCGCAAGGACGACGTGGTCATCGTCAACGTGTACAACCAGGGCTACAAGAACATCACCCTCCACTGGCACGGCGTGGACCAGCCGCGGAACCCGTGGTCCGATGGCCCGGAGTACATCACGCAGTGCCCCATCCAGCCCGGCGCCAACTTCACCTACAAGATCATCTTCACCGAGGAGGAAGGCACGCTGTGGTGGCACGCGCACAGCGAATTCGACCGCGCCACCGTGCACGGCGCCATCGTCATCCACCCCAAGCGCGGCACCGTCTACCCCTACCCCAAGCCGCACAAGGAGATGCCCATCATCCTCGGCGAGTGGTGGAACGCGGACGTGGAGCAGATCCTCCTCGAGTCCCAGCGGACCGGCGGCGACGTCAACATTTCGGACGCCAACACCATCAACGGCCAGCCCGGCGACTTCGCCCCGTGCTCCAAGGAGGACACCTTCAAGATGTCCGTGGAGCACGGCAAGACGTACCTGCTCCGGGTCATCAACGCGGGGCTCACCAACGAGATGTTCTTCGCCGTCGCCGGGCACCGCCTCACGGTGGTCGGCACCGACGGCCGCTACCTCAGGCCGTTCACCGTCGACTACATCCTCATCTCCCCCGGACAGACCATGAACATGCTCCTCGAGGCCAACTGCGCCACCGACGGCTCAGCCAACAGCCGCTACTACATGGCTGCGAGGCCGTTCTTCACCAACACGGCAGTCAATGTCGACGACAAAAACACCACGGCCATTCTGGAGTACACGGACGCGCCACCCTCCGCGGGGCCACCGGACTCCCCCGACCTGCCGGCCATGGACGACATCGCCGCGGCGACGGCGTACACGGCGCAGCTCCGGTCCCTGGTCACCAAGGAGCATCCGATCGACGTGCCGATGGAGGTGGACGAGCACATGCTCGTGACGATCTCCGTCAACACGATCCCCTGCGAGCCCAACAAGACGTGCGCCGGCCCCGGAAACAACCGCCTCGCCGCGAGCCTGAACAACGTCAGCTTCATGAACCCGACcatcgacatcctcgacgcctactACGACTCCATCAGCGGCGTGTACGAGCCGGACTTCCCCAACAAGCCGCCCTTCTTCTTCAACTTCACCGCTCCCAACCCGCCACAGGACCTCTGGTTCACGAAGCGGGGCACCAAGGTGAAGGTGGTGGAGTACGGCACCGTCCTGGAGGTGGTGTTCCAGGACACGGCCATCCTCGGCGCCGAGAGCCACCCCATGCACCTGCACGGCTTCAGCTTCTACGTGGTGGGCCGAGGCTTCGGTAACTTCGACAAGGACAAGGACCCCGCCACGTACAACCTGGTCGACCCGCCGTACCAGAACACCGTCTCCGTGCCCACGGGCGGTTGGGCTGCAATGCGCTTCCGAGCGGCAAATCCTGGTgagtactttatttactaaattaATTAAAATTTGggcaacaatatatatatatatatatatatatatattgttctatggattttattttcttataTATGTG
Proteins encoded:
- the LOC732839 gene encoding putative laccase precursor, producing the protein MPLRQRPTMGGGGGGVAKMPAGQLWLLLLGVLLLAFGVPAQASRNTHYDFVITETKVTRLCHEKTILAVNGQFPGPTIYARKDDVVIVNVYNQGYKNITLHWHGVDQPRNPWSDGPEYITQCPIQPGANFTYKIIFTEEEGTLWWHAHSEFDRATVHGAIVIHPKRGTVYPYPKPHKEMPIILGEWWNADVEQILLESQRTGGDVNISDANTINGQPGDFAPCSKEDTFKMSVEHGKTYLLRVINAGLTNEMFFAVAGHRLTVVGTDGRYLRPFTVDYILISPGQTMNMLLEANCATDGSANSRYYMAARPFFTNTAVNVDDKNTTAILEYTDAPPSAGPPDSPDLPAMDDIAAATAYTAQLRSLVTKEHPIDVPMEVDEHMLVTISVNTIPCEPNKTCAGPGNNRLAASLNNVSFMNPTIDILDAYYDSISGVYEPDFPNKPPFFFNFTAPNPPQDLWFTKRGTKVKVVEYGTVLEVVFQDTAILGAESHPMHLHGFSFYVVGRGFGNFDKDKDPATYNLVDPPYQNTVSVPTGGWAAMRFRAANPGVWFMHCHFDRHTVWGMDTVFIVKNGKGPDAQMMPRPPNMPKC